The Coffea arabica cultivar ET-39 chromosome 9e, Coffea Arabica ET-39 HiFi, whole genome shotgun sequence genome has a window encoding:
- the LOC140014474 gene encoding protein DETOXIFICATION 40-like isoform X2, with protein MESSNQENQVHDAKQQQPSEQPASEHITTMDSKTEAILSDISLPRFRRLWWATGAELKTLFQIAAPACIVYLLNYVMSTSTQVFCGHLGNLEFAASSLGNNGLSVLAFGLMLGMGSAVETLCGQAYGAKKYDMLGIYLQRAAILLVATAIPLMIAYIFSKPIFLLLGQKKEVASAAAVFVYGLIPQIFLYAFNFPIQKFLQAQSIILPSAVIAAVALAVHMLLTWFALFKFGWGLLGAAFVLSFSWVLIVVPQFVYILVSDRCRKTWNGFSMQAFSGLWSFYKLSAASAVMLCLECWYFQIMVLIAGLLPNPEVALDTVSICLTINGWVFMISSGFNAAASVRVSNELGAGHAKAAAFSVLVVTASSSLIALTVAIFVLAFRHVISYAFTSGKHIAIATSDLMPILAISITLNGIQPILSGVAVGCGWQKFVAYVNVGCYYGVGVPLGTLLAFRFKLGAKGIWSGLSGGMAMQTLILIWVTCRTNWDAEVEKARKRLEKWNDQTEGSLSSGGNVSS; from the exons ATGGAGTCGAGTAATCAAGAAAATCAGGTCCATGATGCTAAACAGCAGCAACCATCCGAACAACCGGCATCGGAGCACATAACAACAATGGACTCCAAAACTGAAGCAATACTATCGGACATAAGCTTGCCGAGGTTCCGGCGACTCTGGTGGGCCACCGGCGCCGAGTTGAAGACTCTCTTCCAAATTGCAGCACCTGCATGCATAGTATACCTTCTCAACTACGTTATGTCAACTTCAACACAGGTTTTCTGCGGCCATCTGGGCAATCTTGAATTTGCAGCTTCTTCCCTTGGTAACAACGGACTCTCAGTTTTGGCTTTTGGACTCATG CTTGGTATGGGAAGTGCTGTGGAGACCCTGTGTGGGCAAGCATATGGAGCTAAAAAGTATGATATGTTAGGAATTTACTTGCAGAGAGCAGCTATCCTACTTGTGGCAACTGCAATTCCTCTTATGATAGCTTACATATTCTCCAAGCCTATTTTCCTCTTGCTAGGCCAGAAAAAAGAGGTTGCATCTGCAGCTGCTGTATTCGTCTACGGCCTGATTCCTCAGATTTTCCTGTATGCTTTCAATTTTCCGATACAAAAGTTCTTGCAAGCCCAGAGCATTATCCTCCCCAGTGCAGTCATAGCAGCAGTTGCACTGGCTGTCCACATGTTGCTCACATGGTTCGCACTGTTTAAATTCGGATGGGGACTTTTGGGTGCTGCATTTGTGTTGAGTTTCTCGTGGGTGCTGATAGTGGTTCCTCAGTTTGTCTATATACTGGTGAGTGATAGATGTCGCAAGACTTGGAATGGATTTAGCATGCAGGCATTTTCTGGATTATGGAGCTTCTATAAACTGTCAGCTGCATCAGCTGTCATGCTCTGCCTAGAGTGTTGGTATTTCCAGATAATGGTTTTGATTGCAGGTTTACTACCAAATCCTGAAGTGGCATTGGACACGGTGTCTATTTG TTTGACAATCAACGGATGGGTGTTTATGATCTCATCAGGGTTCAATGCAGCAGCCAG TGTGAGGGTTAGCAATGAACTTGGAGCTGGACATGCCAAAGCTGCTGCATTTTCCGTATTGGTTGTGACTGCAAGCTCATCCCTAATCGCATTGACTGTTGCCATTTTTGTGCTTGCATTTCGCCATGTCATAAGTTATGCCTTCACTAGTGGTAAACATATTGCCATTGCAACCTCAGATCTTATGCCGATCTTGGCAATTTCGATCACTCTTAATGGCATTCAACCGATTTTGTCCG GGGTTGCTGTTGGTTGTGGATGGCAGAAGTTTGTAGCTTATGTCAACGTTGGATGCTATTACGGTGTAGGGGTTCCCTTGGGTACACTGCTTGCTTTCAGATTCAAACTTGGTGCTAAG GGAATATGGTCTGGACTGTCGGGAGGAATGGCTATGCAGACTCTTATCCTAATTTGGGTCACTTGTCGGACCAACTGGGATGCAGAG
- the LOC140014474 gene encoding protein DETOXIFICATION 40-like isoform X1, with the protein MESSNQENQVHDAKQQQPSEQPASEHITTMDSKTEAILSDISLPRFRRLWWATGAELKTLFQIAAPACIVYLLNYVMSTSTQVFCGHLGNLEFAASSLGNNGLSVLAFGLMLGMGSAVETLCGQAYGAKKYDMLGIYLQRAAILLVATAIPLMIAYIFSKPIFLLLGQKKEVASAAAVFVYGLIPQIFLYAFNFPIQKFLQAQSIILPSAVIAAVALAVHMLLTWFALFKFGWGLLGAAFVLSFSWVLIVVPQFVYILVSDRCRKTWNGFSMQAFSGLWSFYKLSAASAVMLCLECWYFQIMVLIAGLLPNPEVALDTVSICLTINGWVFMISSGFNAAASVRVSNELGAGHAKAAAFSVLVVTASSSLIALTVAIFVLAFRHVISYAFTSGKHIAIATSDLMPILAISITLNGIQPILSGVAVGCGWQKFVAYVNVGCYYGVGVPLGTLLAFRFKLGAKGIWSGLSGGMAMQTLILIWVTCRTNWDAEGAQAVLCIAQVPLVLRTKGCLAVLKKEGKW; encoded by the exons ATGGAGTCGAGTAATCAAGAAAATCAGGTCCATGATGCTAAACAGCAGCAACCATCCGAACAACCGGCATCGGAGCACATAACAACAATGGACTCCAAAACTGAAGCAATACTATCGGACATAAGCTTGCCGAGGTTCCGGCGACTCTGGTGGGCCACCGGCGCCGAGTTGAAGACTCTCTTCCAAATTGCAGCACCTGCATGCATAGTATACCTTCTCAACTACGTTATGTCAACTTCAACACAGGTTTTCTGCGGCCATCTGGGCAATCTTGAATTTGCAGCTTCTTCCCTTGGTAACAACGGACTCTCAGTTTTGGCTTTTGGACTCATG CTTGGTATGGGAAGTGCTGTGGAGACCCTGTGTGGGCAAGCATATGGAGCTAAAAAGTATGATATGTTAGGAATTTACTTGCAGAGAGCAGCTATCCTACTTGTGGCAACTGCAATTCCTCTTATGATAGCTTACATATTCTCCAAGCCTATTTTCCTCTTGCTAGGCCAGAAAAAAGAGGTTGCATCTGCAGCTGCTGTATTCGTCTACGGCCTGATTCCTCAGATTTTCCTGTATGCTTTCAATTTTCCGATACAAAAGTTCTTGCAAGCCCAGAGCATTATCCTCCCCAGTGCAGTCATAGCAGCAGTTGCACTGGCTGTCCACATGTTGCTCACATGGTTCGCACTGTTTAAATTCGGATGGGGACTTTTGGGTGCTGCATTTGTGTTGAGTTTCTCGTGGGTGCTGATAGTGGTTCCTCAGTTTGTCTATATACTGGTGAGTGATAGATGTCGCAAGACTTGGAATGGATTTAGCATGCAGGCATTTTCTGGATTATGGAGCTTCTATAAACTGTCAGCTGCATCAGCTGTCATGCTCTGCCTAGAGTGTTGGTATTTCCAGATAATGGTTTTGATTGCAGGTTTACTACCAAATCCTGAAGTGGCATTGGACACGGTGTCTATTTG TTTGACAATCAACGGATGGGTGTTTATGATCTCATCAGGGTTCAATGCAGCAGCCAG TGTGAGGGTTAGCAATGAACTTGGAGCTGGACATGCCAAAGCTGCTGCATTTTCCGTATTGGTTGTGACTGCAAGCTCATCCCTAATCGCATTGACTGTTGCCATTTTTGTGCTTGCATTTCGCCATGTCATAAGTTATGCCTTCACTAGTGGTAAACATATTGCCATTGCAACCTCAGATCTTATGCCGATCTTGGCAATTTCGATCACTCTTAATGGCATTCAACCGATTTTGTCCG GGGTTGCTGTTGGTTGTGGATGGCAGAAGTTTGTAGCTTATGTCAACGTTGGATGCTATTACGGTGTAGGGGTTCCCTTGGGTACACTGCTTGCTTTCAGATTCAAACTTGGTGCTAAG GGAATATGGTCTGGACTGTCGGGAGGAATGGCTATGCAGACTCTTATCCTAATTTGGGTCACTTGTCGGACCAACTGGGATGCAGAG
- the LOC113709457 gene encoding protein DETOXIFICATION 40 encodes MESTPENEFNQTLLEQKRSMLEEVSSELEDALSDTSLSRCQRLWLAVGIEIKTLFRLAAPACVVYLLNNVVSMSTQIFCGHLGNIQLAASSLGNTGIQLLAYGLMLGMGSAVETLCGQAYGAHKYDMLGVYMQRSTVLLMATGVPLMMVYIFCKPLLLLLGESEEVSSAAALFVYGLIPQIFAYAANFPIQKFLQAQSIIFPSAYIAAGALVLHVFLTWIVVYVLDWGLLGASLTLSFSWWVIVVAQFVYILVSKKCKKTWNGFSWMAFSGQWNFLKLSASSAVMLCLETWYFEILVLIAGLLPNPAIALDSLAICQTIQGWVFMVAVGFNAAASVRISNELGAGHPKSAAFAVAVVTGSSLIIAVICAIAVLLLRHVMSYAFTEGEVVANAVSDLTPLLAVSILLNGIQPVLSGVAVGCGWQKFVAYVNVGCYYVVGVPLGALLGFKFNLGAQGIWLGMVGGVAMQTLILVWVTFRTNWNDEVEKARTRLDTWDDKKEQPLLE; translated from the exons ATGGAGTCCACCCCAGAAAATGAGTTCAATCAGACTTTGCTAGAGCAGAAACGATCCatgttggaggaagttagctCAGAGCTTGAGGATGCGCTATCGGATACAAGCTTGTCACGGTGCCAGCGTCTCTGGCTGGCCGTTGGCATTGAGATAAAGACTCTTTTCCGGCTTGCTGCTCCGGCATGTGTGGTTTACTTGCTTAACAACGTTGTTTCCATGTCGACTCAGATATTCTGTGGCCATCTTGGTAATATTCAGCTGGCAGCCTCTTCTCTTGGAAACACTGGTATCCAACTTTTGGCCTATGGACTCATG CTTGGGATGGGAAGTGCTGTGGAAACCCTTTGTGGGCAAGCATATGGGGCACACAAGTACGATATGTTAGGTGTATATATGCAAAGATCAACAGTGCTTCTCATGGCAACAGGAGTACCCCTAATGATGGTTTACATATTCTGCAAGCCACTTCTTCTTCTACTTGGTGAATCAGAGGAGGTGTCATCGGCAGCTGCCTTGTTCGTTTATGGACTAATTCCGCAGATATTTGCATACGCAGCCAATTTTCCCATACAGAAATTCTTGCAAGCTCAGAGTATCATTTTTCCAAGCGCATATATTGCAGCCGGGGCATTAGTCCTGCACGTTTTTTTGACTTGGATTGTGGTGTATGTACTGGATTGGGGATTATTAGGGGCATCGCTAACCTTGAGTTTTTCGTGGTGGGTAATAGTGGTGGCTCAATTTGTGTATATATTGGTGAGTAAGAAATGCAAGAAAACTTGGAATGGGTTCAGTTGGATGGCATTTTCCGGACAATGGAACTTCTTGAAATTGTCTGCTTCATCCGCTGTCATGCTTTGCCTGGAGacatggtactttgaaatattgGTTCTGATTGCCGGTTTGCTTCCAAATCCTGCTATTGCATTGGACTCTTTGGCTATATG TCAGACGATCCAAGGATGGGTTTTTATGGTCGCAGTGGGCTTCAATGCTGCAGCAAG TGTGAGGATTAGTAACGAGCTGGGGGCTGGACATCCCAAATCGGCAGCATTTGCGGTGGCGGTGGTGACCGGAAGCTCGCTTATCATCGCAGTGATCTGCGCCATCGCTGTGCTTCTTTTGCGGCATGTCATGAGTTATGCTTTCACTGAAGGTGAAGTTGTCGCCAATGCCGTCTCAGATCTTACCCCGCTTCTTGCAGTCTCTATTTTGCTTAATGGGATTCAACCAGTTCTGTCTG GTGTTGCTGTTGGGTGTGGATGGCAAaaatttgttgcttatgtgaATGTTGGATGTTACTACGTGGTGGGCGTTCCATTGGGTGCACTTCTTggattcaaattcaatcttgGTGCTCAG GGAATATGGTTAGGAATGGTTGGAGGCGTGGCCATGCAAACTTTGATCTTAGTTTGGGTCACTTTTCGAACCAACTGGAACGATGAG GTGGAGAAAGCAAGGACTAGGCTGGACACTTGGGATGACAAAAAAGAGCAACCTCTGCTAGAATAG